One segment of Streptosporangium brasiliense DNA contains the following:
- a CDS encoding chitinase C-terminal domain-containing protein, whose protein sequence is MSSRLRAGLAAAGASLALIAGALAGTAGAAAGDESCRPDGLYTTPGLDVPFCQVYDEAGREKMGADHPRRIIGYFTGWRTGKNGRPSYLAKDIPWGKITHINYAFAHVGPDNRISVGADGPDNAATGMEWPGTDTLDPALPYKGHFNLLNKYKKANPDVKTLISVGGWAETGGYLDGSGNRQPSGGFYTMTTNADGSANTAGINAFADSSVAFVRKYGFNGVDLDYEYPTSMKDAGHPLDWQVANARRASLMKNYAVLMKTMRDRLNAASAADGKYYMLTVAAPSSGYLLRGMETFQVTQYLDYVNIMSYDLHGAWNEFVGPNAALYDDGKDAELAKWNVYNTEAYGGIGYLNTDWAYHYFRGAVQAGRINIGVPYYTRGWRNVTGGVNGLWGTAKSTSGCPTGLTTCGDGARGIDNLWHDEENNTEVSGGGNPLWHARNLQDGRTGSYGPAYGLDPADPEDRLTGTYTRNYDSTLVAPWLWNSAKKVFLSTEDEQSIGVKTGYVKDRGIGGLMIWELAGDYDWDAAKGEWFMGDTLTSQVYEAFRSATPYGATRAKVNVPAEKLDVSVEIGGFPVGDSNYPITGKLKITNRSATAIPGGAEFQWDYASSAPRNAKDQSGYGVTVISSEHGAGNNVGGLKGDFNRISFKLRANEPLAPGASLNMDYVYYLPAPAPANFTVSFGGRTYGLTADNARGGVIVNPTPTTGPGGDCTAPAWSATQVYGGGNKVSHKGRQWEARWWTQNNEPGTNDVWKDLGACAGATPSPTVTPTVTPTPTVTPTPTVTPTPTPTVTPTGAYPAWKAGTAYTTGNRVSYSGADYECRQPHTAYAGWEPSNVPALWLRLS, encoded by the coding sequence ATGTCCTCACGCCTACGCGCCGGCCTCGCGGCGGCCGGCGCGTCACTCGCCCTGATCGCAGGCGCGCTCGCCGGCACGGCCGGCGCCGCCGCCGGCGACGAGTCCTGCCGCCCGGACGGCCTCTACACCACACCCGGCCTCGACGTGCCCTTCTGCCAGGTCTACGACGAGGCCGGCCGCGAGAAGATGGGGGCCGACCACCCCCGCCGCATCATCGGCTACTTCACCGGGTGGCGGACCGGCAAGAACGGCCGGCCCTCCTACCTGGCCAAGGACATCCCGTGGGGCAAGATCACCCACATCAACTACGCGTTCGCGCACGTCGGCCCGGACAACAGGATCTCGGTCGGTGCCGACGGCCCGGACAACGCGGCCACCGGCATGGAGTGGCCGGGGACCGACACCCTCGACCCCGCCCTGCCGTACAAGGGCCACTTCAACCTGCTGAACAAGTACAAGAAGGCCAACCCGGACGTCAAGACGCTGATCAGCGTCGGCGGCTGGGCCGAGACCGGCGGCTACCTCGACGGCTCCGGCAACCGCCAGCCCTCCGGCGGCTTCTACACGATGACGACGAACGCCGACGGCTCGGCCAACACCGCCGGGATCAACGCCTTCGCCGACTCCTCGGTGGCCTTCGTCAGGAAGTACGGCTTCAACGGCGTCGACCTCGACTACGAGTACCCGACCTCGATGAAGGACGCGGGCCACCCGCTGGACTGGCAGGTCGCCAACGCCCGCCGCGCGTCGCTGATGAAGAACTACGCGGTCCTGATGAAGACCATGCGCGACAGGCTCAACGCCGCCTCGGCCGCCGACGGCAAGTACTACATGCTGACGGTCGCCGCCCCGTCGTCCGGCTATCTGCTGCGCGGCATGGAGACCTTCCAGGTCACCCAGTACCTGGACTACGTCAACATCATGTCCTACGACCTGCACGGCGCGTGGAACGAGTTCGTCGGCCCCAACGCCGCGCTCTACGACGACGGCAAGGACGCCGAGCTGGCCAAGTGGAACGTCTACAACACCGAGGCGTACGGCGGGATCGGCTACCTCAACACCGACTGGGCCTACCACTACTTCCGCGGCGCGGTGCAGGCCGGCCGGATCAACATCGGCGTGCCGTACTACACCCGCGGCTGGCGCAACGTCACCGGCGGCGTCAACGGCCTGTGGGGCACGGCCAAGAGCACCAGCGGCTGTCCGACCGGCCTGACCACCTGCGGCGACGGCGCGCGCGGCATCGACAACCTCTGGCACGACGAGGAGAACAACACCGAGGTCAGCGGCGGCGGCAACCCGCTGTGGCACGCCAGGAACCTCCAGGACGGCCGCACCGGCTCCTACGGGCCCGCCTACGGCCTGGACCCGGCCGACCCCGAGGACAGGCTCACCGGCACCTACACCCGCAACTACGACTCCACCCTGGTGGCGCCGTGGCTGTGGAACTCCGCCAAGAAGGTCTTCCTGTCCACCGAGGACGAGCAGTCCATCGGCGTCAAGACCGGCTACGTCAAGGACCGGGGCATCGGCGGCCTGATGATCTGGGAGCTCGCCGGCGACTACGACTGGGACGCGGCCAAGGGCGAGTGGTTCATGGGCGACACGCTCACCAGCCAGGTGTACGAGGCGTTCAGGAGCGCCACGCCGTACGGCGCGACCCGCGCCAAGGTGAACGTGCCCGCCGAGAAGCTCGACGTGAGCGTGGAGATCGGCGGCTTCCCGGTCGGCGACAGCAACTACCCGATCACCGGCAAGCTGAAGATCACCAACAGGTCGGCGACGGCGATCCCCGGCGGCGCGGAGTTCCAGTGGGACTACGCCAGCTCGGCCCCGAGGAACGCCAAGGACCAGTCCGGCTACGGCGTCACCGTGATCAGCAGCGAGCACGGCGCGGGCAACAACGTCGGCGGCCTGAAGGGCGACTTCAACCGGATCTCCTTCAAGCTGCGCGCCAACGAGCCGCTGGCCCCAGGCGCCTCGCTGAACATGGACTACGTCTACTACCTGCCCGCCCCGGCGCCGGCGAACTTCACCGTGAGCTTCGGCGGCAGGACCTACGGCCTGACCGCCGACAACGCCCGCGGCGGCGTGATCGTCAACCCGACCCCGACGACCGGTCCGGGGGGCGACTGCACCGCCCCCGCGTGGTCGGCCACCCAGGTCTACGGCGGCGGCAACAAGGTCTCCCACAAGGGCAGGCAGTGGGAGGCCAGGTGGTGGACCCAGAACAACGAGCCGGGCACCAACGACGTCTGGAAGGACCTCGGGGCCTGCGCCGGCGCCACCCCCTCCCCCACGGTGACGCCGACGGTCACCCCCACCCCGACCGTCACCCCCACCCCGACGGTCACCCCGACGCCGACGCCGACCGTCACCCCCACCGGGGCCTACCCCGCCTGGAAGGCGGGCACGGCCTACACCACCGGCAACCGGGTCTCCTATTCCGGCGCCGACTACGAGTGCCGCCAGCCTCACACGGCCTACGCCGGCTGGGAGCCCTCGAACGTCCCCGCCCTCTGGCTGCGCCTGAGCTGA
- a CDS encoding copper resistance CopC family protein — MRRLLTVLLFAGAALLGVVTPAQAHNVLIGSDPKDGAQFATGPEKVTLTFDQPVRQGFAQISVTGPDGSRWEDGKSAVDSQKVSVAVRPLGPAGQYVVGYRILSSDGHPVAGKVTFTLTAAGPGTAAQPAPVPSAAAPQATASQAPDLSAQAAEAAQNGGAGMAVLWIAAALVLLGGATVVALRRTREQGAGR; from the coding sequence GTGAGGCGGCTACTCACGGTCCTGCTGTTCGCGGGCGCCGCGCTGCTCGGCGTGGTCACCCCGGCCCAGGCCCACAACGTGCTGATCGGCAGCGACCCCAAGGACGGCGCCCAGTTCGCCACCGGCCCGGAGAAGGTCACACTCACCTTCGACCAGCCGGTGCGGCAGGGCTTCGCGCAGATCAGCGTGACCGGCCCCGACGGGAGCCGCTGGGAGGACGGCAAGTCCGCCGTCGACAGCCAGAAGGTCAGCGTCGCGGTCAGACCCCTGGGCCCGGCCGGCCAGTACGTCGTGGGTTACCGCATCCTCTCCTCCGACGGCCACCCGGTGGCCGGCAAGGTGACCTTCACCTTGACCGCCGCGGGACCGGGCACCGCCGCCCAGCCCGCCCCCGTCCCCTCGGCCGCCGCGCCGCAGGCGACCGCCTCCCAGGCCCCCGATCTGAGCGCCCAGGCCGCCGAGGCCGCGCAGAACGGCGGGGCCGGGATGGCCGTGCTGTGGATCGCCGCCGCCCTCGTCCTGCTGGGCGGGGCCACCGTCGTGGCGCTGCGCCGTACGAGGGAGCAGGGGGCCGGGCGATGA
- a CDS encoding glucosyl-3-phosphoglycerate synthase produces the protein MFTEVGRWLDARTSRAGDWLPEAVLAAKGDHRVSVVLPARDEERTVGEIVGRIRRDLRERLPLIDELVVIDSCSTDATARVAADAGAQVVHQNAVLRGYGLLPGKGDALWKALAVTTGDLVVFIDADLRNFGTHFVTGLLGPLLSDPSVAYVKGCYDRPLADGTAAQPHGGGRVTELVARPLINLHWPALAGFIQPLAGEYAGRRAVLEEISFVTGYGVELGLLVDLLGRVGLDSLAQVDLGVRVHSHQPIEALGRMAGHIMLTAWSRLEREGRLVTADPPNGRIAQVRRLGNGRRLHVSDVGVHERPPLITIPEYASGARLMPERRQP, from the coding sequence ATGTTCACTGAGGTCGGTCGCTGGCTGGACGCGCGCACCAGCCGGGCCGGCGACTGGCTCCCGGAGGCCGTGCTCGCCGCCAAGGGCGACCACAGGGTCAGCGTGGTCCTGCCGGCGCGCGACGAGGAACGCACCGTCGGGGAGATCGTCGGGCGGATCCGGCGGGACCTGCGGGAGCGTCTCCCCCTGATCGACGAGCTCGTGGTGATCGACTCCTGCTCGACCGACGCGACCGCCCGGGTGGCCGCCGACGCGGGCGCGCAGGTCGTCCACCAGAACGCCGTGCTGCGCGGGTACGGCCTCCTGCCCGGCAAAGGGGACGCGCTGTGGAAGGCGCTGGCCGTCACGACCGGTGACCTCGTCGTCTTCATCGACGCGGACCTGCGTAACTTCGGCACGCATTTCGTCACCGGACTGCTCGGGCCGCTGCTGTCCGACCCCTCGGTGGCCTACGTCAAGGGCTGCTACGACCGGCCGCTGGCCGACGGCACGGCCGCGCAGCCGCACGGCGGCGGAAGGGTGACCGAGCTGGTCGCCCGCCCGTTGATCAACCTGCACTGGCCCGCGCTGGCCGGCTTCATCCAGCCGCTGGCCGGCGAGTACGCCGGCCGCCGCGCCGTGCTGGAGGAGATCTCGTTCGTCACCGGGTACGGCGTCGAGCTGGGCCTGCTCGTCGACCTGCTCGGCCGGGTGGGCCTGGACTCCCTCGCGCAGGTCGATCTCGGCGTGCGGGTCCATTCCCACCAGCCGATCGAGGCGCTCGGCCGGATGGCCGGCCACATCATGCTCACCGCCTGGTCGCGGCTGGAGCGGGAGGGCCGGCTCGTCACCGCCGACCCGCCCAACGGGCGGATCGCGCAGGTCCGCCGGCTCGGGAACGGCCGACGGCTGCACGTCAGCGACGTGGGCGTGCACGAGCGGCCGCCGCTGATCACCATTCCGGAGTACGCCTCGGGCGCTCGGCTGATGCCGGAACGGCGGCAGCCGTGA
- a CDS encoding CocE/NonD family hydrolase — translation MKLAGRTTTWVAVVAVLAVGVAAWLLWPSAPPVRAQDHRIEVLDGPRDDQRVTLDASFFPPAGGGKAPAVLLAHGFGGSKRSVRDAAVRLAQEGYAVLTWSARGFGRSTGQIALNSPDYEVKDVRQLVDWVARRPEVRLDAAGDPRVGIAGGSYGGAIALMAAAHDGRIDAIVPQVTWYDLADALFPDATGQGPANGVFKRMWAGLFFSRGGPAPEAGQAVPGPAARPAPALPAGPPPTAQEVRCGRFLPEICDMYQQVAESGRATQTAIDTLRRSSPISVPGKIKIPTLLLQGQRDSLFPLGQADANARAVAATGAPVAVAWFDGGHDGGDGEVDWLHEQTLGWFDRYLSESAGAQAAGSPFTVTRDGGRDPGTRRPVQLHATADAYPGLSGSGRTSVPLSGPEQRVANPPGGSPASISAVPGFGGLTGGVGNLSVSVDMAGQSAGFDSAPLTAPLQVTGSSTVRVKVASEDGESPGGGADQEGRQAGRGEVTLFAKLYDVAGDAQAPLLPEGLAAPIRIPLSEGGTGEATVTLPAIDHRFDVGHRLRVAFTTTDLGYSTPAAPAVYRVGLAEPSVTVPTDTALRTPSAAPAWWTWALPLASLVVAAALLLTGRRRGRDEHDPALAAVPLRISGLTKAYSNGELAVNDLSFTVEHGQVLGLLGPNGAGKTTTMRMLMGLIHPDAGEIRIFGHRVVPGAPVLSRLGSFVEGPGFLPHLTGRANLELYWKATGRPAEDAHFAEALEIAGLGGALERAVRTYSQGMRQRLAIAQAMLGLPDLLVLDEPTNGLDPPQIREMREVLIAYAARGRTVIVSSHLLAEVEQTCSHVVVMHRGRLITAGPVGDLLRSRTTSNGSGTRLEDVFLDLIGENA, via the coding sequence ATGAAACTTGCGGGGAGAACGACCACCTGGGTCGCGGTGGTCGCCGTGCTGGCCGTCGGCGTCGCGGCCTGGCTGCTGTGGCCGTCCGCGCCGCCGGTGCGGGCCCAGGATCACAGGATCGAGGTGCTCGACGGCCCGCGGGACGACCAGCGGGTCACCCTCGACGCGAGTTTCTTCCCGCCCGCCGGCGGCGGCAAGGCTCCGGCGGTGCTGCTCGCACACGGCTTCGGCGGCAGCAAGCGGAGCGTCCGTGACGCGGCGGTGCGGCTGGCCCAGGAGGGCTACGCCGTGCTGACCTGGTCGGCGCGGGGCTTCGGCCGCTCCACCGGGCAGATCGCGCTCAACTCCCCCGACTACGAGGTCAAGGACGTCCGCCAGCTCGTCGACTGGGTGGCCAGGCGGCCCGAGGTCCGGCTCGACGCGGCCGGCGATCCGCGGGTGGGGATCGCCGGCGGCTCGTACGGCGGGGCCATCGCGCTGATGGCCGCCGCGCACGACGGCAGGATCGACGCGATCGTCCCGCAGGTCACTTGGTACGACCTCGCCGACGCGCTGTTCCCGGACGCCACCGGACAGGGGCCGGCCAACGGCGTGTTCAAGCGGATGTGGGCGGGGCTGTTCTTCAGCCGGGGAGGTCCGGCGCCGGAGGCCGGGCAGGCGGTGCCGGGCCCTGCCGCCCGGCCCGCCCCGGCCCTGCCGGCCGGCCCGCCGCCGACCGCGCAGGAGGTCCGGTGCGGCCGCTTCCTGCCGGAGATCTGCGACATGTACCAGCAGGTGGCCGAGAGCGGCCGGGCGACCCAGACCGCGATCGACACCCTGCGCAGGTCCAGCCCGATCTCCGTGCCCGGCAAGATCAAGATCCCGACGCTGCTGCTGCAGGGGCAGCGCGACTCGCTGTTCCCCCTGGGCCAGGCGGACGCCAACGCCAGAGCCGTCGCCGCGACGGGCGCCCCGGTCGCCGTCGCCTGGTTCGACGGCGGTCACGACGGCGGCGACGGCGAGGTCGACTGGCTCCACGAGCAGACCCTCGGCTGGTTCGACCGCTATCTGAGCGAGAGCGCCGGCGCGCAGGCGGCCGGCAGCCCGTTCACCGTCACCCGCGACGGCGGCCGGGACCCGGGCACCCGCCGCCCGGTCCAGCTGCACGCCACCGCGGACGCCTATCCCGGCCTGTCCGGCAGCGGCCGGACCTCGGTGCCGCTCAGCGGTCCCGAACAGCGGGTGGCCAACCCGCCGGGCGGGTCCCCCGCCTCGATCTCCGCCGTCCCCGGCTTCGGCGGCCTCACCGGTGGTGTCGGCAACCTGAGCGTGTCCGTCGACATGGCCGGTCAGAGCGCCGGCTTCGACTCCGCCCCGCTCACCGCCCCGCTCCAGGTGACCGGCAGCTCCACCGTGCGGGTGAAGGTGGCCTCGGAGGACGGGGAGAGCCCCGGCGGGGGCGCCGACCAGGAGGGGCGGCAGGCCGGCCGGGGTGAGGTGACACTGTTCGCCAAGCTCTACGACGTGGCGGGGGACGCCCAGGCGCCGCTCCTGCCCGAGGGGCTCGCCGCCCCGATCAGGATCCCGCTGTCCGAGGGCGGCACCGGGGAGGCCACGGTCACCCTGCCCGCCATCGACCACCGCTTCGACGTCGGGCACCGGCTGCGCGTCGCCTTCACCACCACCGACCTCGGCTACAGCACGCCGGCCGCCCCGGCCGTCTACAGGGTCGGCCTGGCCGAGCCGTCGGTGACCGTCCCGACGGACACCGCGCTGCGGACCCCCTCCGCCGCCCCCGCCTGGTGGACCTGGGCGCTGCCGCTGGCCTCCCTCGTCGTCGCCGCGGCCCTGCTGCTGACCGGGCGCCGGCGCGGCCGGGACGAGCACGACCCGGCCCTGGCCGCCGTCCCGCTGCGGATCAGCGGCCTGACCAAGGCGTACAGCAACGGCGAGCTGGCCGTGAACGACCTGTCCTTCACGGTTGAGCACGGTCAGGTGCTCGGCCTGCTCGGACCCAACGGCGCGGGCAAGACCACCACCATGCGGATGCTGATGGGCCTGATCCACCCCGACGCGGGCGAGATCCGGATCTTCGGCCACCGGGTCGTCCCCGGCGCCCCGGTCCTGTCCCGGCTGGGCTCCTTCGTCGAGGGCCCCGGCTTCCTGCCGCACCTGACCGGCCGGGCCAACCTGGAGCTCTACTGGAAGGCGACGGGCCGGCCCGCCGAGGACGCCCACTTCGCCGAGGCCCTGGAGATCGCCGGGCTCGGCGGCGCGCTGGAGCGCGCCGTGCGGACCTACTCCCAGGGCATGCGCCAGCGCCTGGCCATCGCCCAGGCCATGCTGGGCCTGCCCGACCTGCTGGTCCTCGACGAGCCCACCAACGGTCTCGACCCGCCCCAGATCCGAGAGATGCGCGAGGTCCTGATCGCCTACGCCGCGCGGGGCCGCACCGTCATCGTCTCCAGCCACCTGCTCGCCGAGGTGGAGCAGACCTGCAGCCACGTGGTGGTCATGCACCGCGGGCGCCTCATCACGGCCGGCCCGGTGGGTGACCTGCTGCGCAGCCGTACCACGTCCAACGGCTCGGGCACCCGCCTGGAGGACGTGTTCCTGGACCTGATCGGAGAAAACGCATGA
- a CDS encoding glycosyltransferase, protein MNITVLMNAGPWLPVPPHGYGGIETVVATLVPELRARGTRVVLATVAASTLAADDQVCVFDEGQFAQLQRPYNQVMGLAHAHMQRVVAELRRREDIDLVHDHVEAVGLGVLSTMGRSAPPVLHTLHWDLHKHPELYGGFSGDGRVWVNGVSRSQVARAPRNLREHSLGWAYLATPLAGADRTAPPEEGRVPDGARPAAPSDGAGRGHRGPLVMLGRISPLKGQHLGARLCRELGLPLVLAGPVGGLRGPRELAAALADPDHGAHANPDVRYHLDRLAPYVDGELVRWAGSVNGPERERLLLDARAALFPVQWEEPGGTAVIEALACGAPVVGLRRGCLPELVEHGRTGLLADTEEELREHLRRVEDIDPEECRRSAALRFSPPVMAERYLDFYGRVLDLAARTRRR, encoded by the coding sequence GTGAACATCACAGTGCTGATGAACGCCGGCCCCTGGCTGCCGGTCCCGCCCCACGGATACGGGGGGATCGAGACAGTCGTGGCCACGCTCGTGCCCGAGCTGAGGGCACGCGGCACCCGCGTGGTCCTGGCCACGGTCGCCGCGAGCACCCTGGCGGCCGACGATCAGGTGTGCGTGTTCGACGAGGGACAGTTCGCGCAGCTGCAGCGCCCCTACAACCAGGTGATGGGGCTGGCCCACGCGCACATGCAGCGGGTCGTCGCGGAGCTGCGCCGGCGCGAGGACATCGACCTGGTCCACGACCACGTGGAGGCGGTCGGCCTCGGCGTCCTGAGCACCATGGGCCGCTCCGCCCCGCCCGTGCTGCACACCCTGCACTGGGACCTGCACAAGCATCCCGAGCTGTACGGCGGCTTCAGCGGCGACGGCAGGGTCTGGGTCAACGGCGTGTCCCGCTCCCAGGTCGCGCGGGCGCCGCGCAACCTGCGCGAGCACAGCCTCGGCTGGGCGTATCTGGCGACCCCGCTGGCCGGCGCGGACCGTACGGCCCCGCCCGAGGAGGGCCGGGTCCCGGACGGAGCGCGGCCGGCGGCCCCGTCCGACGGCGCGGGACGGGGCCACCGCGGTCCGCTGGTGATGCTGGGCCGCATCAGCCCGCTCAAGGGTCAGCACCTGGGCGCGCGGCTGTGCCGGGAGCTGGGGCTGCCGCTCGTCCTGGCCGGCCCGGTCGGCGGGCTGCGCGGGCCCCGGGAGCTGGCCGCCGCGCTCGCCGATCCGGACCACGGCGCCCACGCCAATCCCGACGTGCGCTACCACCTCGACCGGCTGGCGCCGTACGTCGACGGCGAGCTCGTCCGCTGGGCCGGCTCGGTGAACGGCCCGGAGCGCGAGCGGCTGCTCCTCGACGCCCGCGCCGCGCTGTTCCCGGTGCAGTGGGAGGAGCCCGGCGGCACGGCCGTGATCGAGGCGCTGGCCTGCGGCGCCCCCGTCGTCGGCCTGCGGCGCGGCTGCCTGCCCGAGCTCGTCGAGCACGGGCGTACGGGACTGCTCGCCGACACCGAGGAGGAGCTGCGCGAGCACCTGAGGCGTGTCGAGGACATCGACCCCGAGGAGTGCCGCCGCAGCGCCGCGCTCCGGTTCTCCCCGCCGGTGATGGCCGAGCGGTATCTGGACTTCTACGGCCGGGTGCTGGACCTCGCCGCCCGGACCCGCCGGAGGTAG
- a CDS encoding GNAT family N-acetyltransferase, with amino-acid sequence MGAFVRDGGPDDALDVMRIRTETWKTAYKGLLPQDFLDALRIEPRAVELLRGRLAGGAEHLVIGEAGGEAAGFSLFGPARGEGLTGGEVYALYALSGHWSTGLGLAMMERSVARLRGMGHAEAGLWVLEGNARARGFYERFGFTLSGRAQDAAGLPFSVPEVHYRLSLAPAGA; translated from the coding sequence ATGGGAGCTTTTGTGCGGGACGGCGGGCCGGACGACGCCCTGGATGTCATGCGCATCAGGACCGAGACCTGGAAGACCGCCTACAAGGGACTGCTTCCGCAGGACTTCCTCGACGCGCTGCGGATCGAGCCCCGCGCGGTCGAGCTGCTGCGGGGCAGGCTCGCCGGCGGCGCCGAGCACCTCGTGATCGGCGAGGCGGGCGGCGAGGCCGCCGGTTTCAGCCTGTTCGGGCCCGCGCGCGGCGAGGGGCTCACCGGCGGGGAGGTCTACGCGCTCTACGCGCTCAGCGGGCACTGGTCGACCGGACTGGGCCTGGCCATGATGGAACGGTCCGTGGCGCGGCTGCGGGGCATGGGCCACGCGGAGGCGGGGCTCTGGGTGCTGGAGGGCAACGCCCGCGCCCGCGGGTTCTACGAGCGCTTCGGGTTCACCCTCTCCGGGCGGGCCCAGGACGCGGCGGGCCTGCCGTTCTCCGTCCCCGAGGTGCACTACCGGCTCTCCCTCGCCCCCGCGGGCGCCTGA
- a CDS encoding class I SAM-dependent methyltransferase: MPDDYWNHNVHYHPLVLGAVPEGCGEALDIGCGDGLLARKLAGRARHVTGVDRSPEMIRLARERDVPGGEVTFVAADFLDDPRGRFPAGKYDFVSAVAVVHHMDFGAAVTGMARLLAPGGRLVIVGLARNRTASDWLISGAGVPASLVRARRHGGKGHPAGMPMEDPDMSWGQVRDAARRLLPGCRFRRHLLWRYSIVWQRP; the protein is encoded by the coding sequence ATGCCCGACGACTACTGGAACCACAACGTCCACTACCATCCGCTGGTGCTCGGCGCCGTGCCGGAGGGGTGTGGCGAGGCGCTGGACATCGGCTGCGGCGACGGCCTGCTCGCCCGCAAGCTGGCTGGCCGGGCCCGCCACGTGACAGGGGTGGACCGCTCGCCGGAGATGATCCGTCTCGCCCGCGAGCGCGACGTGCCCGGCGGCGAGGTGACCTTCGTGGCGGCGGACTTCCTCGACGACCCCCGGGGCCGCTTCCCCGCGGGGAAGTACGACTTCGTCAGCGCCGTCGCCGTCGTGCACCACATGGACTTCGGAGCCGCCGTCACCGGCATGGCCCGGCTGCTCGCGCCGGGGGGCCGCCTGGTGATCGTCGGGCTGGCCCGCAACCGCACCGCGTCGGACTGGCTCATCAGCGGCGCCGGCGTCCCCGCCTCTCTCGTCCGGGCACGGCGGCACGGCGGCAAGGGCCACCCGGCCGGCATGCCGATGGAGGACCCCGACATGTCCTGGGGCCAGGTCCGCGACGCGGCGCGCCGTCTGCTGCCCGGCTGCCGCTTCCGCCGCCACCTGCTGTGGCGCTACTCCATCGTGTGGCAGCGCCCCTGA
- a CDS encoding copper resistance D family protein codes for MTATVESAPEAGTVRRLVVGGLVSGAVLAVLAATAFSAQEAVPGIAMPGPLVEYGLPVLRVLLDLAAVAVVGLSLLPRLLGFDDPERTEPVMRRARPLAVTFAWAWAVLALVIIVFQTAQLNPGLVPTPGMIAEYVDSVGAGQGMLFSAACALAYAGIGLLAVRFGEKVPAELRIVIAFFGLLPIPVTGHAVDSVWHDPIMISMELHVMGSAAWTGGLLMIVTLAAGDRELLAQVLPRFSRLATLALLLVSVSGLVNGLATMALTQGVELPGAVFTSDYGLLVVAKTVCVALLIPFAAHIRFRLLPRIAQRQGTAVVAWAAAEITVMGLAYGIAVALTTASMS; via the coding sequence ATGACCGCGACCGTCGAGAGCGCCCCGGAGGCGGGCACGGTCAGGAGGCTGGTGGTCGGGGGGCTCGTCTCGGGGGCCGTGCTGGCCGTGCTGGCCGCGACGGCCTTCAGCGCCCAGGAGGCGGTGCCGGGGATCGCGATGCCCGGCCCGCTGGTGGAGTACGGCCTGCCGGTGCTGCGGGTGCTGCTGGACCTGGCCGCGGTGGCCGTGGTCGGGCTGAGCCTGCTGCCCAGGCTGCTCGGCTTCGACGATCCGGAGCGGACCGAGCCGGTGATGCGCCGGGCCCGGCCGCTGGCGGTGACGTTCGCGTGGGCCTGGGCGGTGCTGGCACTGGTCATCATCGTCTTCCAGACCGCCCAGCTCAACCCCGGCCTGGTGCCGACCCCGGGGATGATCGCCGAATACGTCGACAGCGTCGGCGCGGGCCAGGGGATGCTCTTCAGCGCCGCCTGCGCGCTCGCCTACGCCGGGATCGGGCTGCTGGCGGTCCGCTTCGGCGAGAAGGTCCCGGCCGAGCTGCGGATCGTGATCGCCTTCTTCGGGCTGCTGCCGATCCCGGTCACCGGCCACGCGGTCGACTCGGTCTGGCACGACCCCATCATGATCTCGATGGAGCTGCACGTGATGGGCTCGGCCGCCTGGACCGGCGGGCTGCTCATGATCGTCACGCTGGCCGCCGGGGACCGCGAGCTGCTGGCACAGGTCCTGCCGAGGTTCTCCAGGCTGGCGACCCTGGCACTGCTCCTGGTCAGCGTCTCCGGCCTGGTGAACGGCCTGGCCACGATGGCCCTCACGCAGGGGGTGGAGCTGCCCGGCGCGGTGTTCACCAGCGACTACGGGCTGCTCGTGGTGGCCAAGACCGTGTGCGTGGCGCTGCTGATCCCCTTCGCCGCTCACATCCGCTTCCGCCTGCTGCCGCGCATCGCGCAGCGGCAGGGGACGGCGGTCGTCGCGTGGGCGGCGGCGGAGATCACCGTGATGGGCCTGGCCTACGGCATCGCGGTGGCGCTGACCACGGCCTCCATGTCCTGA